From the Theileria parva strain Muguga chromosome 3 map unlocalized ctg_531, whole genome shotgun sequence genome, one window contains:
- a CDS encoding putative integral membrane protein has translation MKVVQKTGNKIKSIQESRIFGYDTLNSPLFGFTVLLGLLIGLCIGVFFSRKLINMLRRDINYIRGLFG, from the coding sequence ATGAAAGTCGTACAAAAAACaggaaataaaattaaaagcATACAAGAAAGCAGGATTTTTGGTTATGATACACTAAATAGTCCATTATTTGGGTTCACAGTCCTATTAGGATTACTGATTGGTCTTTGCATTGGAGTGTTTTTCTCAAGgaaattaattaacatGTTGAGAAGagatattaattatataaggGGATTATTTGGTTAG
- a CDS encoding Domain found in IF2B/IF5 family protein, giving the protein MSYVNIPRYRDDPNYRYKMPRIQSRIEGRGNGTKTNISNMGDIARALKRPPTYATKFFGCELGAMSKFEESEEKALINGAHTDTTLAGVLDKFIELYVLCQNCQLPEIELFVKRGELLCSCNACGHKGTLDMTHKAASYMIKNPINTAKMTKEGSSSKEPTNGVANNTVVKSEKSKKHRDPSKSEKNEKSDKSEKPEKVEKSEKTEKSEKSEKSEKIDKVEKLEDLSVESPELSEIATRLRCFLEKGDRTCEDFSEELHMLQISQGFDNVSRMFIALSAIFNSDVPLTLELFKDRIQLVKAATGYSMTPKEKITALEYFIFQSNPQEITNYPYYSQLLYSHDILEGSDFIRYYNKSNRHSGNLNNIFLRAKETIAPFIEWLQEDE; this is encoded by the coding sequence ATGTCTTACGTTAACATTCCCCGATATCGAGACGATCCCAATTACCGTTATAAAATGCCCAGAATCCAATCCAGGATCGAGGGCCGCGGAAACGGTACTAAAACTAACATATCTAACATGGGAGATATAGCTCGCGCACTGAAAAGACCTCCAACTTACGCAACAAAGTTCTTTGGATGTGAATTGGGTGCTATGTCGAAGTTTGAGGAGTCGGAAGAGAAAGCATTGATAAACGGAGCTCACACTGATACTACACTTGCAGGCGTGTTGGACAAGTTCATAGAGTTGTATGTGCTATGTCAAAACTGCCAGTTGCCTGAAATAGAACTATTCGTTAAGCGCGGTGAGCTCCTATGCTCATGTAACGCTTGCGGTCACAAGGGCACTTTGGACATGACTCACAAAGCCGCAAGTTATATGATCAAGAACCCAATCAACACAGCTAAGATGACGAAGGAGGGTTCTAGTTCAAAGGAGCCAACAAATGGTGTGGCCAATAACACAGTTGTGAAGTCTGAGAAGTCTAAGAAGCACCGTGACCCAAGTAAATCtgaaaaaaatgaaaagtCCGATAAGTCAGAGAAACCTGAAAAGGTGGAAAAGTCTGAAAAAACTGAAAAATCCGAGAAATCTGAGAAATCTGAGAAAATTGACAAGGTTGAGAAGCTTGAGGACTTATCCGTAGAGAGTCCGGAATTGTCTGAAATTGCCACAAGATTACGCTGTTTCTTGGAGAAAGGTGATAGGACTTGCGAAGACTTTTCAGAAGAACTTCACATGCTTCAGATTTCTCAAGGCTTTGACAACGTCAGCCGCATGTTCATAGCCCTTTCAGCCATTTTCAACTCTGACGTACCTCTCACACTCGAACTCTTCAAGGATAGGATTCAACTGGTAAAGGCAGCAACTGGATATTCAATGACACCGAAGGAAAAGATAACAGCACTTGAATATTTCATTTTCCAGTCGAACCCACAagaaataacaaattaccCATACTATTCACAGCTTCTATACTCACATGACATTTTGGAAGGATCTGACTTTATCAGATACTATAACAAGAGTAACCGTCACTCCGGAAACCttaataacattttccTCAGGGCGAAGGAAACCATAGCACCATTTATTGAGTGGTTACAAGAAGATGAATGA
- a CDS encoding Mago binding family protein codes for MDDDELIQTLESLNLRPTKVEKGRFGESYFTDESTGGKYIIPSKRPDGTYRKEIKIRPGYVPPEERQLYVPLHRRTQTNQDCTPPNNSNFNESNNKLSNKEELNKTEPKKEHKTSSLGSKQTVTSGLKNNSKPPKQSKYNSRNRKPPPNNNSNPKDDKTTSEPNKNGENKNKVTNSGKKIINNG; via the exons ATGGATGATGATGAACTTATCCAAACCCTTGAGTCGCTTAACCTTAGACCTACCAAAGTTGAAAAAGGAAGATTTGGTGAATCTTATTTCACAGACGAATCAACTGGAGGGAAATATATAATCCCATCCAAAAGACCAGATGGAACTTATAGAAAGGAGATTAAGATAAGGCCTGGCTACGTTCCACCg GAGGAACGTCAGCTTTATGTTCCATTACACAGAAGAACCCAAACCAATCAGGACTGTACACCTCCCaataattcaaattttaatgaatcGAACAATAAATTGAGTAATAAAGAAGAGTTAAATAAAACTGAACCTAAGAAGGAACACAAAACTTCAAGTCTAGGATCTAAACAAACTGTTACATCTggattaaaaaataactcaaaACCGCCAAAACAGTCAAAATATAATAGTCGCAACAGAAAACCTCCCcctaataataattcaaaCCCTAAAGATGATAAAACAACTTCTGAACCAAATAAAAATGGTGAAAATAAGAATAAGGTTACCAATTCTGGtaagaaaattataaataatgggTAA
- a CDS encoding putative integral membrane protein: MTSSSYKDDVEHSRANRYSSLYHDWFMIGVGCFTYFLVGLSLTLVYVLCELDYFMLSGLFRIQRFFSDDAYYFSKQLTLMYGVIGFTLTLLIGPIGKVACILWSWVLTLTYLVIGTYSYLIGFTQYGKLLIRSMSIISLITHILMCNFIFFLFDPMQSGHTKTNESVSSDHNGKHSSVIGPYGSLVYYRVILFLVGFFLGSPIVSFVLRMSLSVTTFSEKDPVMSSVDLCRIMMLMFSITVTASTFLTLTFSNGLSPKTDHIWFPFRMISYRTFKKTMFNFFDLELLLVVWIVNPLIMTLIPYTTRIHFEFHKFSLVHRLLFSMFMIGIMVLMHRDILYSCISTIKLINASIFNILYTDGYTQIYDEHLRKEPVSTTPYSNYTVRTSESDSTPMVVPNEISIPSVVSYPYLENGWDDVENEDKKLLLRSFSILQSLQRLTHYINTGGDMYIHNIFCDPELSLCKPPIDKSEDLSETNPDDPMKTTVFLLNEYRSELLSMVGSTINRYKLEKNSFVYDINYFYYFSSVQIDGSDLEYFNSVFSNIKQFNASIRPIADPTSAYLIKFVLKFVKLKKR, from the exons ATGACGTCGAGTAGTTACAAGGACGACGTTGAACACAGTAGAGCCAATCGGTACTCTAGTCTGTACCATGATTGGTTCATGATTGGTGTAGGATGTTTTACATACTTTTTGGTTGGTCTATCACTTACTCTGGTTTATGTACTATGTGAGTTGgattattttatgttaTCTGGTTTATTTCGTATTCAGAGATTCTTTTCAGATGATGCATATTACTTCAGTAAACAGCTAACATTAATGTATGGTGTTATTGGATTCACCCTTACATTACTTATTGGACCAATTGGTAAAGTCGCGTGTATATTGTGGTCTTGGGTACTAACACTGACATATCTTGTGATTGGAACATACTCGTACTTGATTGGATTTACACAGTACGGGAAGCTCTTAATTAGATCAATGAGCATCATATCACTCATAACACACATCCTTATGTGTAACTTCATATTCTTCCTATTTGATCCAATGCAAAGTGGTCATACCAAGACTAATGAAAGTGTCTCATCAGACCATAACGGCAAACACTCTTCAGTTATTGGTCCATACGGATCACTTGTATACTATAGGGTAATATTGTTTCTCGTCGGATTTTTTCTCGGATCACCAATTGTCTCATTTGTCCTGAGGATGAGTCTGTCGGTTACTACATTCTCTGAAAAGGACCCAGTAATGTCTTCAGTTGATTTGTGCAGAATAATGATGCTGATGTTCTCAATAACCGTCACGGCCAGTACATTCCTGACGCTCACGTTCTCAAATGGCCTAAGTCCAAAAACAGATCACATTTGGTTTCCATTCCGAATGATATCTTACAGGACATTTAAGAAGACAATGTTTAACTTCTTTGACCTAGAGTTGCTACTTGTGGTATGGATCGTCAATCCTCTCATCATGACTCTAATTCCATACACAACTAGGATCCACTTCGAGTTTCACAAATTCTCACTAGTTCACAGGTTATTGTTCTCAATGTTTATGATTGGGATAATGGTACTCATGCATAGAGATATACTCTACAGCTGTATCAGTACcattaaactaattaatgCATCTATATTCAACATACTGTATACTGATGGATACACACAGATATATGATGAACATCTTAGGAAGGAACCAGTATCAACAACTCCATATTCTAACTACACTGTGAGAACTTCTGAAAGTGATTCAACACCTATGGTAGTTCCTAATGAGATTTCAATTCCTTCAGTTGTGTCATATCCATATCTTGAGAATGGCTGGGATgatgttgaaaatgaagataaaaaaCTCTTATTGAGGTCATTCAGCATACTTCAATCACTTCAAAGACTAACACACTACATTAATACTGGAGGTGATATGTATATCCATAACATCTTCTGTGACCCAGAACTATCACTGTGTAAACCACCCATAGATAAGTCTGAAGATCTATCAGAGACCAATCCTGATGACCCAATGAAAACCACAGTCTTTCTACTGAATGAGTACAGAAGTGAGCTGTTGTCAATGGTTGGTAGTACAATCAATAGATACAAACTTGAGAAGAATTCTTTTGTATAtgatattaattatttttactactTTTCTTCCGTTCAAATTGATGGTTCTGAtttggaatattttaattcggttttttcaaatattaaacaatttaatgCTTCAATACGACCTATTGCAGATCCAACATCA GCTTATTTGATCAAATTTGTTCtgaaatttgtaaaattgaaGAAACGCTAA
- the RPS12 gene encoding 40S ribosomal protein S12, whose protein sequence is MAEDGSPEVINYMDEDEQVTDLSTAIQKVLLFSLSHGGLVRGLHEVAKALDSKTAQVCFLSKGCSEPAYVKLVQALCKEHSIPLIETDVDSKTLGQWSGLCKYDIEGKPRKIVGATSVAVKDFGEESEALVFLQKHISKLKK, encoded by the coding sequence ATGGCTGAAGACGGATCCCCAGAGGTCATTAACTATATGGACGAGGATGAACAGGTTACAGATTTATCCACGGCGATCCAGAAAGTACTATTGTTTTCACTATCACATGGTGGGCTTGTAAGAGGCCTCCATGAGGTAGCAAAGGCGTTGGATTCCAAGACTGCCCAAGTATGCTTTCTCTCTAAAGGTTGCTCAGAGCCTGCTTACGTTAAACTTGTACAAGCTCTTTGCAAGGAACACTCAATTCCTCTGATTGAAACTGATGTGGATTCCAAGACTTTGGGACAGTGGTCTGGTTTGTGTAAGTACGACATAGAGGGCAAGCCCCGCAAAATCGTAGGCGCCACGAGTGTTGCGGTCAAGGATTTTGGTGAGGAATCTGAAGCTCTGGTCTTCCTCCAGAAACATATCTCCAAACTtaagaaataa